The Phragmites australis chromosome 15, lpPhrAust1.1, whole genome shotgun sequence genome window below encodes:
- the LOC133892494 gene encoding MADS-box transcription factor 15-like: MRARQQPDGSLPLLPLISPLLLSLKLASRLPRRRPIASHRSSPPPSPAPAASEKRKMGRGKVQLKRIENKINRQVTFSKRRNGLLKKAHEISVLCDAEVAAIVFSPKGKLYEYATDSRMDKILERYERYSYAEKALISAESESEGNWCHEYRKLKAKIETIQKCHKHLMGEDLESLNLKELQQLEQQLESSLKHIRSRKSHLMVESISELQKRERSLQEENKALQKELAERQKVMRQQQVQWDQAQTQTQAQAQTSSSSSSFMMRQDQQALAPPSNICYPPVTMGERSDDAAAAATGQAQAQTQLRIGGLPPWMLSHLNA, encoded by the exons ATGAGAGCTCGACAACAGCCAGATGGATccctccctcttcttcccctcatctctcctctcctcctctccttaaAGCTAGCTAGCCGCCTGCCTCGCCGGCGACCTATCGCCTCCCATCGATCCTCTCCTCCGCCGTCGCCAGCACCAGCTGCATCGGAGAAGCGGAAGATGGGCCGCGGGAAGGTGCAGCTGAAGCGGATAGAGAACAAGATAAACCGGCAGGTGACCTTCTCCAAGCGCCGCAACGGCCTCCTCAAGAAGGCGCACGAGATCTCCGTCCTCTGCGACGCCGAGGTCGCCGCCATCGTCTTCTCCCCCAAGGGAAAGCTCTACGAGTACGCCACCGACTCGCG CATGGACAAAATTCTTGAACGTTATGAGCGCTATTCCTATGCTGAAAAGGCTCTTATTTCAGCTGAATCTGAAAGTGAG GGAAATTGGTGCCACGAATACAGGAAATTGAAGGCGAAGATTGAGACCATACAAAAATGTCACAA GCACCTCATGGGAGAGGATCTTGAGTCTCTGAACCTCAAAGAACTCCAACAACTGGAGCAGCAGCTGGAGAGTTCATTGAAGCACATTAGATCAAGAAAG AGCCACCTTATGGTCGAGTCCATTTCTGAGCTACAAAAAAGG GAGAGGTCGCTGCAGGAGGAAAACAAGGCCCTGCAGAAGGAA CTGGCGGAGAGGCAGAAGGTGATGAGGCAGCAGCAGGTGCAGTGGGACCAAGCCCAGACCCAGACTCAGGCCCAAGCCCAGACAAGctcgtcatcttcctccttcaTGATGAGGCAGGATCAGCAGGCACTTGCCCCTCCATCAAACATCTG CTACCCGCCGGTGACCATGGGAGAGAGGAGCGACGATGCCgcagcggcggcgacggggCAGGCGCAAGCGCAAACGCAACTTCGCATTGGTGGACTGCCGCCATGGATGCTGAGCCACCTCAATGCTTGA